The DNA window AAGAAATCATGCTGGAATGCTCGGTACGGAATCCGCAGCGGAGCGCCAGCATGCTGGATTTGATCTTGTACGAAAAGTGCCGCGCCGAGCCGAATCTAACGCTCCTGCTGAATACGGCCGTCGTCGGCGCGGAGATGGACGGAGACCGCATCCGACGCGTCCATGCCGTTCGGGAAAGCACGGAGGATCGTTTCGCCATCGAGGCGGAGCTGTTCGCCGATTGCACGGGGGACGGACGATTGGGCTTCGAAGCGGGGGCGCTGTACACGACCGGCCGGGAAGCGGGGGACGAGTACGGCGAATCCGGCGCGGTTCGGGCCCGGGACGCCCGCCGCCTCGGGTCCTCGCTGTTGTTTACGGCCCGAGATACGGGGCGGTCCATGCCGTTCGTTCCCCCGCCTTGGGCCCGAAAGTTTACGGAGGAAGATTTGCGATTCCGGGACCACGGCAGTTGGGAATACGGGTATTGGTGGGTCGAAACCGGCGGAACGATCGACACGATCAAGGATAACGAGGCGATCCGAGACGAACTGCTCGCGATTCTGCTGGGCGTCTGGGATCATATCAAAAACAGCGGCAACCACCCGGAGTCGGAAACTTGGGCGCTCGATTGGTTCGGGTTTCTCCCCGGGAAGCGGGAATCCAGAAGGTTTATCGGCCGACATGTGCTGACCCAGAACGATATCGAGCGGGCGGTCGACTTCGAGGACGTCATCGCCTACGGCGGGTGGCCGATGGATACGCATCCGCCCGCGGGCATCGACGCGAAGGACGAAGCGCCGTGCAGCCAGCCGTATACGCCGTACTTGTACGGCATCCCGCTGCGGGCGCTCGTCAGCAAGAACGTCTCGAATCTGATGTTCGCCGGGAGGAACGCCTCCGCGACGCATATCGCCTTCTCCAGCACTCGCGTGATGGGCACCTGCGCCGCGATGGGGGAAGGGCTCGGCACGTTCGCCGCGGTCGCGCTCCAGGCCGACAGGCCGTTGGAAGAAGCGTGGAACGACGGGGCGCTGATCCGCGCGGCGCAGCAGCGGCTGCTTCGGCAAGGCGCGTTCCTTCCAGGGAAGGTCGTGGAAGGCAATCTCGCCGCTTCGGCTCGCGTGACCGCCTCCTCCGAGCAGGCGCAAGGGCCGGCTTCGTGCGTCGTCGACGGGATGACGCGCGCGGTGCACGGCGAGCGGGGCGTGCGGCCCGATCTGCGGAAGCCGGGGACGCACCGGTGGATGTCCGATCCTCGGGATCCCGACCCTTGGCTGGAGCTGACTTGGGACGTACCGGTGCGGTTGTCCTCCGTTACGCTCGTTTTCGATACCGGGCTGCATCGTCACTTGTCCTTAACGCATCAAGATTCCCATTATCGCCGCATGTGCTGGGGACGTCCGCAGCCGGAGACGGTGAAGGACTGCCGCGTAGTCGCGAAGCTCGCCGGAGGCGCGGAGTCGATCGCGTCGGTTCGCGACAATCACCGACGGGTGCTGCGGTTCGACGTCGCGTTGGAAGGCGTGACCGCGCTTCGCATCGAGGGCATCCGCACGAACGGTTTGGACCACGCTAGAATAATGGAGGTGATTTGCGAGGGATGAAGCATCTATCTTCGAATGCGGAGCAACTGTTAGCCGTTCCGGGGCTGATCGCCTTCTGGGA is part of the Paenibacillus antri genome and encodes:
- a CDS encoding FAD-dependent oxidoreductase is translated as MRTGETKRITTQLLIAGGGFAGVAAAIAASRGGANVVLCHDRPVLGGNASSEIRMHVSGSSVRGKELETEARETGIVEEIMLECSVRNPQRSASMLDLILYEKCRAEPNLTLLLNTAVVGAEMDGDRIRRVHAVRESTEDRFAIEAELFADCTGDGRLGFEAGALYTTGREAGDEYGESGAVRARDARRLGSSLLFTARDTGRSMPFVPPPWARKFTEEDLRFRDHGSWEYGYWWVETGGTIDTIKDNEAIRDELLAILLGVWDHIKNSGNHPESETWALDWFGFLPGKRESRRFIGRHVLTQNDIERAVDFEDVIAYGGWPMDTHPPAGIDAKDEAPCSQPYTPYLYGIPLRALVSKNVSNLMFAGRNASATHIAFSSTRVMGTCAAMGEGLGTFAAVALQADRPLEEAWNDGALIRAAQQRLLRQGAFLPGKVVEGNLAASARVTASSEQAQGPASCVVDGMTRAVHGERGVRPDLRKPGTHRWMSDPRDPDPWLELTWDVPVRLSSVTLVFDTGLHRHLSLTHQDSHYRRMCWGRPQPETVKDCRVVAKLAGGAESIASVRDNHRRVLRFDVALEGVTALRIEGIRTNGLDHARIMEVICEG